One Fusarium falciforme chromosome 1, complete sequence genomic window carries:
- a CDS encoding Zn(2)-C6 fungal-type domain-containing protein, which yields MVNLGPSKGCHTCKQRRVKCDEGKPACQRCIRIGRDCGGYQTKPVKLKFKVQTTDTRQKSRKKTPTCRAITPKPVSLVSQVLDPPETDVALGFFLTNWAGTGRSLSSARGFFEVLAPVISSERPTSAAYMAVTAVATRLHGMWRNKDINFAQPHQPYADALARLRLAVKDKEERNCQATTLAALVLQFYENLFAVHSLGKASRVHHDGAVALMMSQEPRAAGMAIGNHLLCYVLHLEVSYALRTKKRFPTHIQSWVLQYPSTSLNSSSTLDFIGISIANLQYSFRRMFCGSDPVSTSHVDIGVLWSDIKAVEARLLGWLEHLPRHFHALRLDQVQDVTPHIPTYLDGCDVYPSVQVASISNTWRGYRLLLLKMKLSILQLVPDTILDTMLPREEDSDTQVELICNAEDEVQDMVDSICNSIPFYLGNQTVRPTVLELTNSKIIHPSYYNLEPWDERFVNFMTSDSYITVEAHRASAVAYGAWHAINTLSNVLALCAEDHGSFLAEALRPGQKDWVHAQFVRASSLLSLESSKAFQDIEKIRKQLQEGDTDVLVERVREGFRVSSGC from the coding sequence ATGGTCAACCTCGGCCCCTCCAAGGGCTGCCATACCTGCAAGCAGCGACGAGTCAAGTGCGACGAGGGCAAGCCTGCTTGCCAGCGATGCATCCGCATTGGCAGAGATTGCGGAGGCTATCAGACAAAGCCCGTCAAGCTCAAGTTCAAGGTCCAGACGACCGACACGCGTCAAAAGTCTCGCAAGAAGACGCCCACCTGTCGCGCCATCACCCCAAAGCCGGTGAGCTTGGTGTCGCAGGTGCTGGACCCCCCGGAGACAGACGTCGCcctgggcttcttcctcaccaACTGGGCTGGCACAGGACGCAGCCTCAGCTCCGCCCGGGGTTTCTTTGAGGTCTTGGCCCCTGTGATCTCGTCGGAACGTCCCACCTCGGCCGCCTACATGGCTGTCACGGCCGTTGCGACGAGACTCCATGGCATGTGGCGCAACAAGGACATCAATTTTGCCCAACCCCATCAGCCCTACGCCGATGCTTTGGCCCGCCTTCGCTTGGCCGTGAAAGACAAGGAAGAGAGGAACTGCCAGGCGACCACTCTCGCCGCTCTCGTCCTGCAATTCTACGAGAACCTCTTTGCCGTGCACAGTCTCGGCAAGGCGAGCCGCGTTCACCACGATGGTGCCGTGGCCCTGATGATGAGCCAggagcctcgagctgctggaaTGGCCATCGGTAACCATCTGCTCTGCTATGTCCTGCACCTCGAGGTGTCGTATGCCCTGCGTACAAAGAAGCGGTTCCCAACCCATATACAATCCTGGGTCCTGCAGTACCCCTCCACCTCGCTCAACTCGAGCTCCACGCTTGACTTTATCGGCATCTCGATCGCGAATCTGCAATATAGCTTCCGCCGCATGTTTTGCGGCAGCGACCCCGTTTCCACTTCACACGTGGACATTGGTGTCCTGTGGTCCGACATTAAAGCCGTCGAAGCGCGTTTGCTTGGCTGGCTGGAGCATCTGCCAAGGCATTTTCACGCCCTGAGGCTTGATCAGGTGCAGGATGTCACTCCTCACATACCAACGTACCTCGATGGTTGCGACGTCTACCCGTCGGTGCAAGTCGCCAGCATATCCAACACCTGGAGGGGCTACAGGCTCCTCCTGCTCAAGATGAAGCTTTCGATTCTCCAGCTGGTCCCGGACACGATACTCGACACTATGCTGCCCAGAGAGGAAGACTCAGACACACAGGTGGAGCTCATCTGTAACGCCGAGGACGAAGTGCAGGACATGGTCGACTCGATATGCAATAGCATCCCATTCTATCTTGGCAACCAGACGGTCCGGCCCACGGTGTTGGAGCTGACAAACTCGAAGATCATCCACCCGAGCTACTACAACCTCGAGCCCTGGGACGAAAGGTTCGTCAATTTTATGACGAGCGACAGTTACATCACGGTCGAGGCGCACAGGGCTTCTGCGGTCGCATACGGGGCGTGGCATGCCATCAATACTCTGAGTAACGTCCTCGCACTCTGTGCTGAAGACCACGGCTCTTTTCTTGCCGAGGCTTTAAGGCCGGGGCAGAAAGACTGGGTCCATGCCCAGTTTGTAAGAGCCAGCAGCTTGTTAAGTCTGGAGTCGAGCAAGGCATTCCAAGACATTGAAAAGATCCGGAAGCAGCTCCAAGAGGGCGACACGGATGTCTTGGTGGAGAGGGTTAGGGAGGGATTCAGAGTGAGTAGTGGGTGCTAA
- a CDS encoding LITAF domain-containing protein: protein MSDKETRVSSPDGAPPSYNAAAGGYDEKPSQARRQPQRVLNTFLDDGGLPEVVTQDHIAKDTGCYDAPIPVNPDPTPMTQLYETTATVTPLHLLGDQSDTVDCPFCRHRVETRVKKDPSMRTHITATALGITTIGGAVAPYAMGWNSHISHYCTNCNRKVAYRRYGTHEMKPLGTPDHLREVSRYPAIASPGQAWGPGTPPPGR, encoded by the exons ATGTCTGATAAGGAGACGCGGGTTTCGTCGCCGGACGGTGCGCCACCTTCGTACAACGCTGCGGCGGGTGGCTATGATGAGAAGCCGTCTCAAGCGCGGCGTCAACCACAACG AGTCCTGAATACCTtcctcgatgatggcggACTGCCCGAGGTTGTCACACAAGACCACATCGCCAAGGACACGGGATGCTATGACGCCCCAATCCCAGTAAACCCAGATCCAACACCCATGACTCAGCTGTACGAAACAACCGCAACAGTGACGCCGCTGCATCTCCTGGGAGACCAGTCAGACACAGTAGACTGCCCGTTCTGCAGACACCGTGTAGAAACGCGCGTCAAGAAGGACCCCTCGATGCGAACACA CATCACGGCAACCGCCCTAGGAATCACAACCATTGGCGGAGCCGTTGCGCCATACGCCATGGGCTGGAACAGCCATATCAGCCACTACTGCACAAACTGCAACCGCAAGGTGGCGTACCGACGCTATGGAACGCACGAGATGAAGCCTCTGGGGACTCCTGATCATCTGAGAGAGGTTTCGAGGTATCCAGCTATAGCTTCACCAGGTCAGGCTTGGGGCCCGGGAACGCCGCCTCCAGGCAGGTAA
- a CDS encoding GST N-terminal domain-containing protein yields MSSDQTVLFDLPSKSPRAAWSLNPWKTRFLLNFKGIDYKTEWLEYPNIKPTLEPHVSANESTGTWTIPTVKFPDGTYLMDSRKIVERVEKEHPEPSIHLDSPTLAKLEEIMPRIMGPLRPIYFTTVPERLLNEESVPYWHETRSKLAGMPLDQLNKEKGGQVAWDAAKPIIAEVEALLKENSEGPFFLGKTPSYADFVWAGFLIFLQRNQVIDDLYNVSGDSQLHKDLLEATAPWHKRNDH; encoded by the exons ATGTCTTCTGATCAGACTGTCTTGTTCGACCTTCCCAGCAAGTCTCCTCGTGCTGCCTGGTCTTTGAACCCATGGAAGA CTcgcttcctcctcaactTCAAGGGCATCGACTACAAGACTGAATGG CTTGAGTACCCAAACATCAAGCCCACCTTGGAGCCCCA CGTCTCGGCCAACGAGTCGACAGGAACATGGACCATTCCCACCGTCAAGTTCCCCGACGGAACTTATCTCATGGACTCGCGCAAGATTGTTGAGCGTGTGGAAAAGGAGCACCCTGAGCCTTCGATCCACCTCGACTCACCCACTCTGGCTAAGCTGGAGGAGATCATGCCCCGTATCATGGGACCTCTTCGACCCATCTACTTTACCACCGTCCCCGAGAGGTTGCTGAACGAAGAAAGTGTGCCTTACTGGCATGAGACCCGATCCAAGTTGGCCGGTATGCCTCTCGACCAGctcaacaaggagaagggtggcCAGGTTGCCTGGGACGCTGCCAAGCCCATCATCGCAGAGGTCGAGGCGCTGCTCAAGGAGAACTCGGAGGGGCCTTTCTTCCTGGGAAAGACTCCCAGCTATGCCGACTTTGTGTGGGCtggcttcctcatctttTTGCAGCGCAACCAGGTCATTGACGATCTCTACAACGTCAGCGGCGACAGCCAGCTTCACAAGGATCTTTTGGAGGCGACTGCTCCCTGGCACAAGAGGAATGATCATTAA
- a CDS encoding Nitric oxide dioxygenase, with amino-acid sequence MALSYQQTRLIRGTIPALTDHGERITTIFYRNMLRDHPELNDYFNTVNQANGRQPRALTAVILSYANNINHITELIPKMERMCHKHCSLGIKPEHYAIVEKYLIAAFAEVLGPAMTPQVREAWTKAYWMLAKMLIGREAQLYRDFGKWQGYRKFRIEKKVEESDDIYSFYLVPVDGKRLPPFQPGQYVSVQVSIAEKGYLQCRQYSLSDAPRPDYYRVTVKRDEGLHMTRNGRYLGGGALNPGVVSNLLIDMKDEGDIVELTHPAGEFFLDMANTSNVPIVLISAGVGVTPMMSILNTVSERQPHRPVSWIHGSRRSVPFYDQVRRIARNRPNFRSNIFKTHLAESDVYGVTYDHDFRVDLAKVDRDDLYLCHGATEYYICGPEQFMLEMAEYLKSKKVDSSRMHFELFSTGDMEFKVDTLSIISSTSGGCPGGYSAAPSSAPSINSTTERRCPSSGATSGQCPFSAA; translated from the coding sequence ATGGCTCTGTCCTACCAGCAGACCAGGCTCATCCGGGGCACCATCCCCGCCCTCACCGACCACGGCGAGCGCATCACAACCATCTTCTACCGCAACATGCTTCGTGACCATCCCGAGCTTAACGACTACTTCAACACGGTCAATCAGGCCAACGGCCGCCAGCCCCGAGCCCTTACCGCCGTCATCCTCAGCTacgccaacaacatcaaccacATCACCGAGCTCATCCCCAAGATGGAGCGCATGTGCCACAAGCACTGCTCCCTCGGCATCAAGCCCGAGCACTACGCCATCGTCGAAAAGTATCTCATCGCCGCTTTCGCAGAGGTCCTCGGCCCCGCCATGACCCCCCAGGTGAGGGAGGCCTGGACCAAGGCCTACTGGATGCTTGCCAAGATGCTCATCGGCCGTGAGGCTCAGCTGTACCGCGACTTTGGCAAGTGGCAGGGCTACCGCAAGTTCCGCATCGAGAAGAAGGTTGAGGAGTCTGATGACATCTACTCCTTCTACCTCGTCCCCGTCGATGGCAAGCGTCTTCCTCCCTTCCAGCCTGGTCAGTACGTCTCTGTCCAGGTCAGTATCGCCGAGAAGGGCTACCTCCAGTGTCGCCAGTACTCTCTGAGCGATGCTCCCCGTCCTGACTACTACCGCGTCACCGTTAAGCGGGATGAGGGCCTCCACATGACTCGCAATGGCCGATATCTCGGCGGCGGTGCCCTCAACCCCGGTGTCGTCTCCAACCTCCTCATCGACATGAAGGATGAGGGTGACATTGTCGAGCTCACCCACCCTGCCGGCGAGTTCTTCCTTGACATGGCCAACACTTCCAACGTCCCCATCGTTCTCATCTCcgctggtgttggtgtcACCCCCATGATGTCCATTCTCAACACCGTCTCTGAGCGTCAGCCTCACCGTCCCGTCTCCTGGATCCACGGCTCCCGCCGCTCGGTGCCCTTCTACGACCAGGTCCGCCGTATCGCCCGCAACCGACCCAACTTCCGCTCCAACATCTTCAAGACTCACCTCGCCGAGTCTGATGTCTACGGTGTCACTTACGACCACGACTTCCGCGTCGATCTGGCCAAGGTTGACCGCGATGACCTCTACCTGTGCCACGGCGCCACCGAGTACTACATCTGTGGCCCCGAGCAGTTCATGCTTGAGATGGCCGAGTAcctcaagtccaagaaggtcGACTCGTCCCGCATGCACTTTGAGCTGTTCAGCACCGGTGACATGGAGTTCAAGGTCGACACCCTGAGCATCATCTCCAGCACCAGCGGAGGCTGCCCCGGTGGTTACAGCGCCGCCCCCAGCTCGGCCCCATCCATCAACAGCACCACTGAGCGGAGATGCCCCAGCTCCGGCGCCACCTCCGGCCAGTGCCCCTTCTCTGCGGCATAA